A DNA window from Candidatus Aminicenantes bacterium contains the following coding sequences:
- a CDS encoding LPS-assembly protein LptD — translation MKSAAFLLLTCMLLLSFPAGGSRVYASSQDKTTLKTKAQGKDKVKKKNRQKQLQQESKPVILADETQFTEEGMRYMGHVEVNWKSYRIFADMVEYKPEERTLTADGRVTLTSEESVLSGSKLVFNLKDQTGVIEDAVGMMPPSVSYSSSQMRMTDAETMRFSHLNFTSCNQRVPRWEIRCRDGKIVKQRYIEMKAATIRIKKIPVLYLPYLRYPIDPDGRATGFLFPGLGSSSLRGFFIQNAFFWNIRSNLDLTLNADYFSKVGWGLAPEIRYLFPALSGKIRLYWMKYRQDSVLKPENPSDLYVDMSNQVNLGFFNSRLVVEAKYPTDPNFMRLFNNNFDTVLQTRFGSSLHWSSSYRNITFSASASRNETYYTFNNSSRVIKTLPGVELNLNQQELGPLPGYLSMRFSFENIERSGISYTGEPVYATDVNSRRVNFVPSYTLNLFKLPWISTTLNLESRHNFYAKSLDPANRKVVDEPLHLFYNQAQVSLKGPRFFRIFNATDFRIKHLVEPEVVFRYVNQVDPDDLERLIRVDRYDFPPFSHVTFSLSHALLWKKRNYTDSALEVFRHTISQRYYIDEAEANLFLKINGEYPNFSELENQVRFRPMEGLSLDVRAAYNYYIRDFRNFDVSLSYREPHEYVQGALTFSYYKNPYQTSNYVFNRTLVRGNLGIDFPDFPLKVRSAVDYDFTEKKFRYGSIMLFYDYQCIRFQGEFKVFLRGRENDYQFRFGMSLGNLGMVSELMSNPTE, via the coding sequence ATGAAATCGGCGGCTTTCTTACTGCTCACGTGCATGCTATTGCTGTCTTTTCCCGCGGGAGGCAGCCGGGTCTATGCTTCATCTCAGGACAAAACCACTTTAAAAACGAAAGCACAAGGCAAAGACAAGGTTAAAAAGAAAAATAGACAAAAACAACTGCAGCAGGAATCCAAACCGGTCATTCTGGCCGACGAAACCCAGTTTACCGAAGAAGGGATGCGCTATATGGGGCACGTGGAGGTCAATTGGAAGTCTTACCGGATATTTGCGGACATGGTTGAATACAAACCAGAGGAGCGCACCTTAACCGCGGATGGGCGAGTAACGCTGACATCGGAAGAATCCGTGCTCAGCGGATCAAAGTTGGTTTTTAACCTGAAAGATCAGACCGGCGTAATCGAGGACGCTGTCGGCATGATGCCGCCTTCGGTTTCTTATTCCTCCAGTCAAATGCGCATGACGGATGCTGAAACCATGCGTTTCAGCCATTTGAATTTCACTTCGTGCAACCAGCGGGTGCCGCGATGGGAGATCCGTTGCCGCGATGGAAAAATTGTAAAGCAACGGTATATCGAAATGAAGGCGGCTACGATCCGCATTAAAAAGATCCCTGTCCTGTATTTGCCATACCTGCGTTACCCGATTGACCCGGATGGGCGTGCGACGGGATTCCTTTTCCCCGGCTTGGGATCATCGAGCCTGCGTGGATTTTTTATCCAGAATGCCTTTTTCTGGAATATCCGCTCCAATCTGGATCTGACGTTGAACGCCGACTATTTCAGCAAGGTCGGCTGGGGGCTGGCGCCTGAAATTCGCTACCTCTTTCCCGCCCTTTCCGGGAAAATCCGTTTATATTGGATGAAATACCGCCAAGACAGTGTATTGAAACCGGAGAATCCTTCCGATTTGTATGTGGACATGAGCAATCAGGTCAATCTGGGATTCTTCAACAGCCGCCTCGTGGTGGAGGCCAAATATCCCACCGACCCCAATTTCATGCGCCTCTTTAACAACAACTTTGATACCGTGCTGCAGACCCGTTTCGGTTCTTCGTTGCATTGGAGTTCATCCTATCGCAACATCACCTTTTCCGCCAGTGCTTCGCGCAATGAAACCTATTATACATTCAACAATTCATCCCGGGTGATCAAGACTTTGCCGGGAGTTGAACTCAACCTCAATCAGCAGGAATTGGGGCCGTTGCCCGGATACTTGTCGATGCGTTTTTCTTTTGAAAACATCGAGCGTAGCGGAATCAGTTATACCGGTGAACCGGTTTACGCCACCGACGTGAACTCCAGGCGCGTCAATTTTGTACCGAGTTACACCCTCAATCTGTTCAAACTCCCCTGGATCAGTACCACCCTCAACCTGGAATCCCGCCACAATTTTTACGCCAAGAGCCTGGATCCGGCAAATCGCAAGGTAGTGGATGAACCATTGCACCTTTTTTACAACCAGGCCCAGGTTAGCCTGAAGGGTCCCAGATTCTTTCGGATTTTCAACGCCACCGACTTTCGCATCAAGCATTTAGTGGAACCGGAAGTGGTTTTCCGTTACGTAAACCAGGTGGACCCCGATGATCTCGAACGGCTCATTCGTGTGGACCGCTACGATTTTCCGCCCTTCTCTCACGTCACCTTTTCTCTCAGCCATGCTCTACTATGGAAGAAACGGAATTACACGGACTCCGCCCTGGAGGTTTTCCGGCACACGATATCGCAGCGTTATTATATCGATGAAGCCGAGGCCAACCTGTTCCTGAAGATTAACGGTGAGTATCCCAACTTCTCTGAATTGGAAAACCAGGTGCGGTTCCGTCCCATGGAGGGTCTGTCTCTGGATGTGCGCGCGGCCTACAATTACTATATCCGGGATTTCCGCAATTTTGACGTCAGCCTGTCTTATCGAGAGCCCCATGAATATGTTCAAGGCGCTTTGACCTTCAGTTATTACAAGAATCCCTATCAAACTTCCAACTATGTGTTCAACCGCACATTGGTTCGCGGCAACCTGGGCATCGATTTCCCCGATTTCCCCTTAAAAGTGCGTTCCGCCGTGGACTACGACTTTACTGAAAAAAAATTCCGCTACGGGTCGATCATGTTGTTTTACGATTACCAGTGCATCCGTTTCCAAGGCGAATTCAAGGTTTTTCTCCGGGGTAGAGAGAACGATTACCAATTTCGTTTCGGCATGTCTCTGGGCAATTTGGGCATGGTTTCGGAACTCATGTCCAACCCGACGGAGTAA
- a CDS encoding NAD-dependent epimerase/dehydratase family protein, which yields MQRVLITGCTGFLGRHLVELLNRDPQYRLFGITDESGITIPGIEIRQSDIRNRDHLFQLIGEWKPDQVFHLAAITNVGFSWAHQQLTYEVNFMGSLHLMEALAQFVPQSRILIMSSAEIAGLNLNETPEGPQLNIRSPYALSKAAMEMLASLFLARSALSVVPVRAFNFTGPGQDPQFVAPNFARQVARIEAGTAPPVIRVGNLSTRRDFSDVRDMARYVAAAGFTGKRGRLMRLGSGNVISIQQILDTLLSLSRVPITVEVDPGRFRPLDIPELKGDCALLHREMGLTPNYSLEQTLLDLLDEWRMKVRGEAGS from the coding sequence GTGCAGAGGGTTCTGATTACCGGATGTACGGGGTTCCTGGGGCGCCACCTGGTGGAGCTGTTAAACCGGGATCCGCAATATCGCCTTTTCGGCATCACGGATGAGTCCGGAATCACAATTCCGGGTATTGAAATCCGGCAATCGGATATTCGTAACCGCGATCATCTGTTTCAGCTGATCGGTGAGTGGAAGCCCGATCAGGTTTTTCACTTGGCCGCCATTACGAATGTGGGATTTTCCTGGGCCCACCAGCAACTCACCTACGAGGTCAACTTCATGGGTTCTCTCCATCTCATGGAGGCATTGGCGCAATTCGTGCCGCAGAGCCGGATTCTGATCATGAGTTCGGCGGAAATCGCGGGATTGAACCTGAATGAAACTCCGGAAGGTCCGCAACTCAATATTCGCAGTCCCTATGCGTTGTCCAAGGCGGCCATGGAGATGCTGGCGTCACTCTTTCTCGCCCGCAGTGCCCTGTCGGTGGTACCGGTGCGGGCCTTTAATTTTACGGGTCCGGGTCAGGATCCCCAGTTCGTGGCCCCGAATTTTGCCCGTCAGGTCGCCCGCATCGAGGCCGGGACGGCGCCGCCCGTAATCCGGGTGGGAAATCTTTCCACCCGTAGGGACTTTTCCGATGTGCGGGATATGGCCCGCTACGTAGCCGCGGCCGGATTCACGGGAAAAAGGGGGCGCCTGATGCGCCTGGGTTCCGGCAATGTCATTTCAATCCAGCAGATCCTGGATACACTCTTGTCGCTGAGTCGCGTGCCCATCACGGTGGAAGTGGACCCCGGGCGTTTTCGTCCCCTGGACATTCCCGAACTCAAGGGAGATTGTGCGCTTTTGCATCGGGAAATGGGCCTGACCCCGAATTATT